A region from the Lutra lutra chromosome 1, mLutLut1.2, whole genome shotgun sequence genome encodes:
- the PPP1R2 gene encoding protein phosphatase inhibitor 2 isoform X2, with product MAASTASHRPIKGILKNKSSTTSSVVASAEQPGRSVDEELSKKSQKWDEMNILATYHPADKDYGLMKIDEPSTPYHSMVGDDEDALSDSETNEALTPDILAKKLAAAEGSEPKYRVHEQASSEDEDSDLSPEEQEKKRQFEMKRKLHYNEGLNIKLARQLISKDLHDDEEDEEMSETAAEESMNTEELNQGSTTSDQLQNKSQSS from the exons ATGGCGGCCTCGACGGCCTCGCATCGGCCCATCAAGGGGATCCTGAAGAACAAGAGTTCTACGACTTCCTCTGTGGTGGCCTCGGCCGAGCAGCCCGGCAGGAGTGTCGACGAAGAGCTGAG taaaaaatCCCAGAAGTGGGATGAAATGAACATCCTGGCAACATATCATCCAGCAGACAAAGACTATGGTTTGATGAAAATAGATGAACCTAGCACTCCTTACCATAG TATGGTAGGTGATGATGAAGATGCACTGAGTGATTCAGAAACCAATGAAGCCCTGACCCCAGATATCTTAGCTAAGAA ATTAGCTGCTGCTGAAGGCTCAGAGCCGAAGTATCGGGTTCATGAACAAGCAAGCAGTGAAGATGAGGATAGTGACCTCTCACCTGAAGAACAAG AAAAAAAGCGACAgtttgaaatgaaaaggaagctTCACTACAATGAAGGACTGAATATTAAATTAGCTAGACAATTAATTTCAAAAGACCTACATGATgatgaggaagatgaagaaatgtCAGAGACTGCAGCTGAAGAGAGCATGAACACAGAAGAGTTAAATCAAG GATCTACTACAAGTGACCAACTGCAAAACAAATCACAGAGTTCATAG
- the PPP1R2 gene encoding protein phosphatase inhibitor 2 isoform X1: protein MAASTASHRPIKGILKNKSSTTSSVVASAEQPGRSVDEELSKKSQKWDEMNILATYHPADKDYGLMKIDEPSTPYHSMVGDDEDALSDSETNEALTPDILAKKLAAAEGSEPKYRVHEQASSEDEDSDLSPEEQGKKKRQFEMKRKLHYNEGLNIKLARQLISKDLHDDEEDEEMSETAAEESMNTEELNQGSTTSDQLQNKSQSS, encoded by the exons ATGGCGGCCTCGACGGCCTCGCATCGGCCCATCAAGGGGATCCTGAAGAACAAGAGTTCTACGACTTCCTCTGTGGTGGCCTCGGCCGAGCAGCCCGGCAGGAGTGTCGACGAAGAGCTGAG taaaaaatCCCAGAAGTGGGATGAAATGAACATCCTGGCAACATATCATCCAGCAGACAAAGACTATGGTTTGATGAAAATAGATGAACCTAGCACTCCTTACCATAG TATGGTAGGTGATGATGAAGATGCACTGAGTGATTCAGAAACCAATGAAGCCCTGACCCCAGATATCTTAGCTAAGAA ATTAGCTGCTGCTGAAGGCTCAGAGCCGAAGTATCGGGTTCATGAACAAGCAAGCAGTGAAGATGAGGATAGTGACCTCTCACCTGAAGAACAAGGTA AAAAAAAGCGACAgtttgaaatgaaaaggaagctTCACTACAATGAAGGACTGAATATTAAATTAGCTAGACAATTAATTTCAAAAGACCTACATGATgatgaggaagatgaagaaatgtCAGAGACTGCAGCTGAAGAGAGCATGAACACAGAAGAGTTAAATCAAG GATCTACTACAAGTGACCAACTGCAAAACAAATCACAGAGTTCATAG